A single genomic interval of Oxyura jamaicensis isolate SHBP4307 breed ruddy duck chromosome 26, BPBGC_Ojam_1.0, whole genome shotgun sequence harbors:
- the LOC118178646 gene encoding lysozyme C-like has translation MTKSMLFFGFLLVFLGLTLPGTQGRKIPRCELVKILRNHGFEGFVGKTVADWVCLVQHESSYNTHAFNDNGGKSRDYGIFQINSKYWCDDGRTPGTSNTCRINCAKFQDDNIEDDIRCAKIIAKESRGLTPWVAWRKNCEGKNLSSYVKGC, from the exons ATGACAAAGTCAATGCTCTTCTTCGGCTTTCTTCTTGTCTTCCTTGGCCTGACTCTGCCAGGCACCCAGGGAAGAAAGATTCCCCGATGTGAGCTGGTGAAGATCCTACGCAACCATGGCTTTGAGGGCTTCGTGGGCAAAACTGTAGCTGACT GGGTCTGCCTGGTGCAACATGAGAGCAGTTACAACACCCATGCTTTTAATGACAACGGGGGTAAGAGCCGGGACTACGGAATCTTTCAGATCAACAGCAAGTACTGGTGTGATGATGGCAGAACCCCTGGAACTTCAAATACCTGTCGTATCAATTGCGCGA aatttcaAGATGATAACATTGAAGATGATATTCGGTGTGCCAAGATAATTGCTAAAGAGTCTCGTGGTCTCACACCCTG ggTTGCCTGGAGAAAGAACTGCGAAGGCAAAAACCTGAGTTCCTATGTCAAGGGCTGCTAA